Proteins from one Ramlibacter sp. PS4R-6 genomic window:
- a CDS encoding winged helix-turn-helix transcriptional regulator — protein MSPKENAAITQLLGLLEARYAIRVLWALRDGHAQTFRLLQDSVGGITPNTLNTRIKELREAGLMSHGNDGYVVTPQGAELLKRLAELPGFATKWSAAQAKKKAANP, from the coding sequence ATGAGCCCGAAGGAGAACGCGGCCATCACCCAGCTGCTCGGCCTGCTCGAGGCCCGCTATGCCATCCGGGTGCTCTGGGCGCTGCGCGACGGCCATGCGCAGACTTTCCGGCTGCTCCAGGACAGCGTCGGCGGCATCACGCCGAACACGCTGAACACCCGCATCAAGGAATTGCGCGAGGCCGGGCTCATGTCCCACGGCAACGACGGCTACGTCGTCACGCCGCAGGGGGCCGAGCTGCTCAAGCGCCTTGCCGAGCTGCCCGGCTTCGCCACCAAGTGGTCCGCCGCGCAAGCCAAGAAGAAAGCCGCCAACCCATGA
- a CDS encoding fumarylacetoacetate hydrolase family protein — translation MIDHLSIAGALPADADAALLVGRVHCEGVGPILVRVTREDVHDISHLAATCSELLELPDLPLLLRGHRGPRLGATSEILANSAHDGQNPSLPWFLAPCDLQAIKAAGVTFVASMLERVIEEQARGDASRAEAVRKAVVGVIGENLAAVKPGSPDAARLKEVLIAQGVWSQYLEVGIGPDAEIFTKSQPMSAMGTGSEIGIHPKSEWNNPEPEIVLAVNSHGETVGATLGNDVNLRDFEGRSALLLGKAKDNNASCAIGPFIRIFDEKFTIDDVRRCDLAMTVKGRDGFVMQGASSLSKISRDPLDLVAQAIGPNHQYPDGFVLFLGTMFAPVQDRHGPGQGFTHDVGDVVSISTPQLGTLVNRVNTSDRIPQWTYGVRQLMKDLARRS, via the coding sequence ATGATCGACCACCTGTCCATCGCCGGCGCGCTGCCGGCCGATGCCGATGCCGCGCTGCTCGTCGGCCGCGTGCACTGCGAGGGCGTCGGGCCCATCCTCGTGCGGGTGACGCGCGAGGACGTGCACGATATCTCGCACCTGGCCGCCACCTGCAGCGAACTGCTGGAACTGCCCGACTTGCCCCTGCTGCTGCGCGGACACCGCGGGCCGCGCCTGGGCGCCACGTCGGAGATCCTCGCCAACAGCGCGCACGACGGCCAGAACCCTTCGCTGCCGTGGTTCCTCGCGCCTTGCGACCTGCAAGCCATCAAGGCAGCGGGCGTGACCTTCGTCGCGTCGATGCTGGAGCGCGTGATCGAGGAGCAGGCGCGCGGCGACGCGTCGAGGGCCGAAGCCGTGCGCAAGGCCGTCGTCGGCGTGATCGGCGAGAACCTCGCCGCCGTGAAGCCGGGTTCGCCCGATGCGGCGCGGCTGAAGGAGGTGCTGATCGCGCAAGGCGTGTGGTCGCAGTACCTGGAGGTCGGCATCGGCCCCGACGCCGAGATCTTCACCAAGTCGCAGCCCATGAGCGCCATGGGCACGGGCAGCGAGATCGGCATCCACCCCAAGAGCGAGTGGAACAACCCCGAGCCCGAGATCGTGCTGGCGGTCAACAGCCACGGCGAGACCGTCGGCGCGACGCTCGGCAACGACGTCAACCTGCGCGACTTCGAGGGCCGCAGCGCCCTGCTGCTGGGCAAGGCCAAGGACAACAACGCGAGCTGCGCGATCGGCCCCTTCATCCGCATCTTCGACGAGAAGTTCACCATCGACGACGTGCGCCGCTGCGACCTCGCGATGACCGTGAAGGGCCGTGACGGCTTCGTGATGCAGGGCGCGAGCTCGCTGTCGAAGATCAGCCGCGACCCGCTGGACCTCGTCGCGCAGGCGATCGGCCCCAACCACCAGTACCCCGACGGCTTCGTGCTGTTCCTGGGCACGATGTTCGCGCCGGTGCAGGACCGCCACGGCCCGGGCCAGGGCTTCACGCACGACGTCGGCGACGTCGTGAGCATCTCCACGCCCCAGCTGGGCACGCTGGTGAACCGCGTGAACACCAGCGACCGCATCCCGCAGTGGACCTACGGCGTGCGGCAGCTGATGAAGGACCTGGCGCGGCGCAGCTGA
- a CDS encoding RidA family protein: MTRRLISSGSPFEATIGYSRAVADGDWVFVSGTTGYDYSTMTISDSVAEQAEQCFKNIAWALEQAGASLADAVRVTYVLPRGEDFEACWPVTRKYLGDVRPAAMMIEARLIDPKMKIEIEVTAKKRS; encoded by the coding sequence ATGACCCGCCGACTGATCAGTTCCGGCTCCCCCTTCGAAGCCACGATCGGCTATTCCCGCGCCGTCGCCGACGGCGACTGGGTGTTCGTCTCGGGCACTACCGGCTACGACTACAGCACCATGACGATCTCGGACAGCGTCGCCGAGCAGGCCGAGCAATGCTTCAAGAACATCGCGTGGGCGCTGGAGCAGGCCGGCGCGTCGCTGGCCGACGCCGTGCGCGTCACCTACGTGTTGCCGCGCGGCGAGGACTTCGAGGCCTGCTGGCCGGTCACGCGCAAGTACCTCGGCGACGTGCGCCCGGCCGCGATGATGATCGAGGCGCGCCTGATCGATCCCAAGATGAAGATCGAGATCGAGGTGACGGCGAAGAAGCGCAGCTGA